Proteins co-encoded in one Roseiconus lacunae genomic window:
- a CDS encoding GspE/PulE family protein translates to MAPRRIGQILVDLGFLTDEQRDIVLEEQEQQPGALFGKVAEDMQLITEDQLIQALAEQMGMQTISLEEIQLAPELTEKLTETMAQLYRVVPIRFEGNCLTVATCDPQNLSVQDELRTFLGYDIEVLVATERDINQTINRYYDSESESVEKLVAELAEDEELKAAVSALESEKFNITDAEALADSAPVRKLLNMVLLLAIKDHASDIHLEPFEDEFRIRIKAEGVLYEMVPPPRHLAFAITTRIKVMADLDIAERRLPQDGRIELMVGGHPVDLRVSVLPTIFGESVVMRVLDRSVVNLSLENVGMDEKTMGTFRHVIDRPNGIILVTGPTGSGKTTTLYSSLSEMNDIKDKLITTEDPVEYDIDGIIQIPIDHDVGVTFASCLRAILRQDPDIILVGEIRDLETAEIAIQAALTGHLVFSTLHTNSAPATITRLKDMGIPAFMTCATVEAILAQRLVRRICTKCREETKVNQELLFELGMKLEDVAGRKFFKGVGCDQCNNTGYKGRIALFELMIMNDKIREMVMANSSTDELRDEAERDGMTTLRDAGLSMAFDGVTTLDEVVRETVAE, encoded by the coding sequence ATGGCCCCACGTCGTATCGGACAAATCCTGGTTGACCTCGGTTTCTTGACGGACGAGCAGCGCGACATCGTGCTCGAAGAACAGGAACAGCAGCCCGGTGCGCTGTTCGGAAAAGTTGCCGAGGACATGCAGCTGATCACCGAAGATCAGTTGATCCAGGCGCTCGCCGAGCAGATGGGGATGCAGACGATCTCGCTCGAGGAGATCCAGCTCGCGCCGGAGCTGACCGAGAAGCTGACCGAAACGATGGCGCAGCTTTATCGCGTGGTGCCGATTCGTTTCGAAGGCAACTGCCTGACCGTTGCGACGTGCGACCCGCAGAACCTGAGCGTCCAAGACGAATTGCGAACGTTCCTTGGTTATGACATCGAGGTGTTGGTCGCGACCGAACGCGACATCAATCAAACGATCAACCGTTATTACGACAGCGAATCGGAAAGCGTCGAGAAGCTGGTCGCGGAGTTAGCCGAGGACGAAGAACTGAAGGCGGCCGTTTCGGCACTCGAGAGCGAAAAGTTCAACATCACCGATGCCGAGGCTTTGGCCGATTCGGCGCCGGTCCGAAAGCTGCTGAACATGGTGTTGCTGTTGGCGATCAAGGATCACGCCAGCGACATTCACTTGGAGCCTTTCGAAGACGAGTTTCGGATTCGGATCAAAGCCGAGGGCGTCTTGTACGAAATGGTTCCTCCCCCGCGTCACTTGGCGTTCGCGATCACGACGCGAATCAAAGTCATGGCGGATTTGGACATTGCCGAGCGGCGGTTGCCACAGGACGGTCGGATCGAATTGATGGTCGGCGGGCACCCGGTCGATTTGCGTGTCAGCGTGCTTCCGACGATCTTCGGCGAAAGCGTCGTCATGCGAGTCCTGGACCGTTCGGTCGTCAACCTATCGCTGGAAAACGTCGGCATGGACGAAAAGACCATGGGCACGTTCCGCCATGTGATCGATCGGCCGAACGGCATCATCCTGGTGACCGGGCCGACGGGGTCGGGCAAAACGACAACGTTGTATTCGTCGCTGTCGGAAATGAACGACATCAAGGACAAGTTGATCACGACCGAAGACCCCGTCGAATACGACATTGATGGCATCATTCAGATCCCGATCGATCATGACGTCGGTGTGACGTTTGCGAGTTGCTTGCGAGCGATTTTGCGGCAGGACCCCGACATCATTCTGGTCGGCGAGATCCGTGATTTGGAAACCGCCGAGATCGCGATTCAGGCGGCATTGACGGGGCACTTGGTCTTCAGCACGCTTCACACCAACAGTGCGCCGGCGACGATCACGCGACTGAAAGACATGGGTATCCCGGCGTTCATGACCTGTGCGACCGTCGAGGCGATTTTGGCTCAGCGATTGGTCCGCCGGATCTGCACCAAGTGCCGCGAAGAAACCAAGGTCAATCAAGAGCTATTGTTCGAACTAGGGATGAAGCTGGAAGACGTGGCCGGCCGCAAGTTCTTCAAAGGCGTCGGTTGCGATCAGTGCAATAACACTGGGTACAAAGGCCGGATCGCGTTGTTCGAGTTGATGATTATGAACGACAAGATCCGTGAAATGGTGATGGCAAATTCGTCCACCGATGAATTGCGTGACGAGGCCGAACGTGACGGGATGACTACCCTTCGCGACGCAGGACTGTCGATGGCATTTGATGGCGTCACGACGTTGGACGAAGTCGTCCGCGAAACGGTGGCCGAGTAA
- a CDS encoding type IV pilus twitching motility protein PilT, with protein MATVLIDKLLQAAVKQGVSDIHIVVGQPPVFRLHGRMRKLETKTLEAEDSVALMKSITPERCQRELQETGSTDFGFAFGELARFRVSVFKQRGFISMVLRQIPNDKLTPEQLGLPEAVVKMVHRPRGLFLVTGPTGSGKSTTLASLINLLNETVDHHIITIEDPIEFYHDHKMSTINQREVGVDVPSFSEAIRRALRQDPDVILVGELRDLETIEAAISAAETGHVVFGTLHTNSAQGTVNRIIDAFPGNLQDQIRTQLASTLIGVVAQTLLPKIGGGRCAAYEVLVVTPGVANLIRENKTFRINSSMQTGAKFGMQLMDDALFQHWKAERVSVEDVLSKAHRPDDLAKRIVQARRGLDDSPVPISDDE; from the coding sequence ATGGCAACCGTATTAATTGACAAGTTACTCCAAGCGGCCGTCAAACAGGGTGTCAGCGACATTCACATCGTCGTTGGGCAGCCGCCCGTGTTTCGTTTGCACGGGCGGATGCGGAAGTTGGAGACGAAGACGTTAGAGGCGGAAGACTCGGTTGCGTTGATGAAGTCGATCACGCCGGAACGCTGCCAGCGCGAACTGCAGGAAACCGGTAGTACCGACTTCGGGTTCGCGTTTGGCGAGTTGGCACGGTTCCGTGTTTCGGTGTTTAAGCAGCGCGGCTTCATTTCGATGGTGTTGCGGCAGATTCCCAACGACAAGTTGACGCCGGAGCAACTGGGGCTTCCCGAAGCGGTGGTCAAGATGGTCCACCGGCCGCGGGGATTGTTCTTGGTGACCGGGCCGACCGGTTCTGGTAAGTCGACAACACTGGCGAGTTTGATCAACTTGCTGAACGAAACCGTGGACCACCACATCATCACGATCGAAGACCCGATCGAGTTTTATCACGATCACAAAATGAGCACGATCAACCAACGTGAAGTTGGGGTGGACGTGCCAAGCTTTTCCGAAGCGATCCGGCGTGCGTTGCGGCAGGACCCCGACGTGATTCTGGTCGGCGAGCTTCGCGACTTGGAAACGATCGAAGCGGCGATCAGTGCGGCTGAAACCGGGCACGTGGTTTTTGGCACGCTACACACCAACAGTGCCCAAGGGACAGTCAACCGAATCATCGACGCCTTCCCCGGGAACCTGCAGGACCAAATTCGGACTCAGCTCGCCAGTACGTTGATCGGCGTCGTCGCCCAAACCCTGTTGCCGAAAATCGGTGGCGGTCGTTGTGCCGCCTACGAAGTCCTGGTGGTGACGCCCGGCGTTGCCAACTTGATTCGCGAAAATAAGACGTTCCGGATCAATAGCTCGATGCAAACCGGAGCGAAGTTCGGCATGCAGTTGATGGACGACGCACTGTTCCAGCACTGGAAAGCCGAACGGGTGAGCGTCGAAGACGTTCTTTCCAAAGCACACCGGCCGGATGATCTGGCCAAACGAATTGTTCAAGCTCGACGAGGGTTGGATGACTCGCCGGTTCCGATTTCAGATGACGAATAA
- a CDS encoding GspE/PulE family protein — protein sequence MSRAIQDYTDLLLRNGVISLDQLSEAEQVAKDTSTEVGAILVQMEYATPEEVAQAMAKFHKIPYVDLREARVADEVIELVPESVARENMVLPYAEEDGALRILIADPFDLETIEKLRFILNRKIETALAPKESIQGAINQYYGQVEGESADSMLQEFTDTAIDFTETDSGEVSETQDDGDESSAPVIRLVNLMIQEAVQLRASDIHVEPFEERVRIRYRIDGVCVERESAPRRMLAALIARIKILSKIDISEKRRPTDGRIKITVGDKQLDLRVSIIPTNHGQSCVMRLLDKDNIKVGVRQLGLSQRDYRTFNSLIRRPNGIILVTGPTGSGKTTTLYAALNALNRPDRKIITAEDPVEYYLPGINQVEVRHSIGLDFARIIRSMLRQAPNIILVGEMRDHETASMGIQASLTGHLVFSTLHTNDAPSAISRMVDIGVPSYMVASSVIAVLAQRLVRTLCPRCKVRYQPTESVIADSQLPPEMVAQAEFARGKGCPYCGRSGYRGRIGIYELMVINSRLREMMFKGADTKTIRVEAIKSGMSTLYADGMLKVTRGITTFEEVYRVAKQTEQEALALNHLVEDLDSL from the coding sequence ATGAGTCGAGCTATCCAAGACTACACCGATCTGCTGCTTCGTAATGGCGTCATCAGTTTGGATCAGCTTTCCGAGGCCGAGCAGGTTGCCAAAGACACGTCGACCGAAGTCGGTGCCATCCTGGTTCAGATGGAATACGCCACGCCCGAAGAAGTGGCTCAGGCGATGGCTAAGTTCCACAAGATCCCCTACGTCGATTTGCGTGAAGCACGCGTTGCCGACGAAGTGATCGAATTGGTGCCCGAATCGGTGGCGCGGGAAAACATGGTCCTGCCCTACGCCGAAGAAGACGGCGCGTTGCGGATCCTGATCGCCGACCCCTTCGATTTGGAAACGATCGAAAAGCTGCGATTCATCCTCAACCGAAAGATCGAAACCGCATTGGCACCGAAGGAGTCGATCCAGGGGGCGATCAACCAGTACTATGGCCAGGTCGAAGGTGAATCGGCCGACTCGATGCTTCAGGAATTCACCGACACCGCGATCGACTTTACCGAAACCGACTCCGGCGAAGTCTCCGAGACCCAAGATGATGGTGACGAGAGCAGCGCCCCCGTTATCCGGTTGGTCAACTTAATGATCCAGGAAGCGGTTCAGTTGCGGGCAAGCGATATTCATGTCGAACCTTTCGAGGAACGTGTGCGGATTCGCTACCGCATCGACGGCGTTTGTGTTGAGCGTGAGTCGGCACCACGGCGAATGCTCGCCGCCCTGATCGCACGGATCAAGATTCTCTCCAAGATCGACATCTCCGAAAAGCGTCGCCCGACCGACGGCCGGATCAAGATCACGGTGGGGGACAAACAGCTCGATTTGAGGGTGAGTATCATTCCCACCAACCACGGCCAGTCCTGCGTGATGCGGCTGCTCGACAAAGACAACATCAAAGTCGGCGTTCGCCAGTTGGGGCTCAGTCAACGCGACTACCGAACCTTCAACTCACTGATTCGACGGCCCAACGGAATCATCCTTGTCACGGGGCCAACCGGGTCCGGGAAAACGACAACGCTGTACGCGGCGTTGAATGCTCTCAATCGCCCGGACCGTAAGATCATCACCGCCGAAGACCCGGTCGAATATTACCTGCCGGGGATCAATCAGGTCGAGGTTCGGCACAGCATCGGGCTCGACTTCGCCCGCATCATTCGCTCGATGCTGCGACAGGCACCCAACATCATCCTGGTTGGCGAAATGCGCGATCACGAGACCGCTTCGATGGGGATCCAGGCCTCATTAACTGGACACCTGGTTTTTAGTACCCTGCACACGAACGATGCGCCCAGTGCTATCAGTCGAATGGTGGACATCGGCGTCCCGTCCTATATGGTGGCTAGCTCCGTCATTGCGGTCCTCGCCCAGCGGCTCGTGCGGACGCTCTGTCCCCGTTGTAAGGTTCGCTACCAGCCGACCGAGTCGGTGATCGCCGATAGCCAGTTGCCGCCCGAAATGGTGGCCCAGGCCGAGTTCGCTCGGGGGAAGGGATGTCCGTACTGTGGTCGAAGCGGTTACCGGGGCCGAATCGGGATCTATGAACTGATGGTCATCAATTCCCGATTGCGGGAGATGATGTTCAAGGGGGCGGACACAAAGACAATCCGTGTCGAGGCGATAAAGTCAGGTATGTCAACGCTTTACGCCGACGGGATGCTGAAGGTCACCCGTGGGATTACGACCTTTGAGGAGGTCTACCGGGTTGCCAAGCAGACTGAACAGGAGGCTCTTGCGCTCAATCACTTGGTCGAAGACCTCGATTCGCTGTAG
- a CDS encoding ATP-binding protein, producing MSIPSAEEFEKLASFYLGRQFDLARGELLDSLLMYDAKDLCTHAMCVGMTGSGKTGLCLSLLEEAGIDGIPAICVDPKGDLANLLLTFPDLEPEDFLPWLEQADATRHGLSLEEYAARMANRWREGLQSWGQSADRIRRFRDSVDIAVYTPGSNIGLPMTVLKSLEAPSADSIDDLEAISDQVTGTVSALLTLLGLECDPLVSPEHILISSILIDQWRQGIHVGLGNLIRLIASPPIERVGVIDLDSFMPPNERSKLAMRLNNLLASPAFAPWLEGDALSIDRLLYRDDGRPKISILSIAHLTESERMFFVTILLHEMVAWMRRQNGTSSLRSIFYMDEVAGYFPPVANPPSKPPMLTLLKQARAYGLGVTLATQNPVDLDYKGLSNIGTWFLGRLQTERDKARVLEGLEGAAATTGHAFDRSAMEQTLAGLGNRVFLMNNVHDDGPVTFQTRWAMSYLAGPMARGQISDLMQAERDARVAAKSARRDKDRQSIGETAPSQERPMVPAGIREVFLGATKRPARNTRLVYRPGLLGRASMHFIRSSADLDLWKDSVRLVSGDNQLPKDLWESSWILPNDAETSQDPDAGFGFTTLPDAMVGKGGYRSFKSKLKDYLYRHCFITLYKCPPLKGYAPGGCGERDARLHFKQLMREHRDLETERLREKFDRKIQSLEKKIRTAEDRVDREASQYETAARSTWLSAASSVIGAFMGGRRGGVTTVARGFNRASQQKDDVRRADDALRLLKDDMRELETEFRDARDELIDALDFDQMELETVDIPPRKSDLKTDEIVIAWCPWEVDEGGDATPLFDFEHAS from the coding sequence ATGTCTATCCCGTCTGCAGAAGAATTTGAAAAGCTTGCGTCGTTCTATTTGGGTCGGCAGTTTGACCTGGCTCGCGGCGAATTGCTCGATTCGTTGCTGATGTATGACGCGAAGGATCTATGTACTCATGCGATGTGCGTCGGGATGACCGGGAGCGGTAAAACCGGGTTGTGTCTGTCGCTACTCGAAGAGGCGGGGATCGATGGAATCCCTGCGATCTGTGTCGATCCCAAAGGGGATTTGGCGAACCTGCTGTTGACGTTTCCCGATCTTGAGCCCGAAGATTTTTTACCTTGGCTCGAACAAGCTGATGCGACCCGGCACGGCTTGTCACTTGAGGAATACGCCGCCAGGATGGCGAACCGTTGGCGAGAGGGACTGCAATCATGGGGACAATCTGCCGATCGGATACGTCGTTTCCGTGATTCGGTCGACATCGCCGTTTATACGCCCGGCAGCAACATCGGTCTTCCAATGACGGTGTTGAAAAGTCTCGAAGCGCCTTCGGCAGACTCGATCGATGACCTCGAAGCGATCAGCGACCAGGTGACGGGGACTGTGTCGGCGCTCCTCACGTTGCTGGGGTTGGAATGCGATCCGCTGGTCTCGCCGGAGCACATCCTGATATCGTCAATTTTGATCGATCAGTGGCGTCAGGGGATTCATGTCGGTCTGGGGAATCTTATTCGGCTGATTGCTTCACCGCCGATCGAACGAGTAGGGGTGATCGACTTGGATTCATTCATGCCGCCGAACGAGCGTTCGAAGCTGGCGATGCGGCTAAATAATCTACTTGCTTCACCCGCGTTTGCACCATGGCTTGAAGGCGACGCACTGTCAATCGATCGGCTGCTCTACCGCGATGACGGTCGTCCAAAAATTTCGATCCTTTCGATTGCCCATTTGACCGAAAGCGAGCGAATGTTCTTTGTCACCATCTTGTTACACGAAATGGTTGCTTGGATGCGGCGGCAAAATGGAACCAGTTCCCTGCGGTCGATCTTTTATATGGACGAAGTCGCGGGGTATTTTCCGCCGGTCGCCAATCCGCCAAGCAAGCCGCCGATGTTGACGCTTCTCAAACAAGCCCGCGCGTATGGCTTGGGGGTCACGTTGGCTACGCAAAACCCCGTCGATCTGGACTACAAAGGCCTTTCCAATATCGGGACGTGGTTCCTCGGTCGTCTGCAAACCGAGCGCGACAAGGCTCGCGTCTTAGAAGGACTCGAAGGTGCCGCGGCTACGACCGGCCATGCGTTCGATCGTTCTGCAATGGAACAGACACTGGCAGGGCTCGGCAATCGTGTGTTCCTGATGAACAACGTCCACGACGATGGGCCGGTTACCTTTCAGACACGATGGGCGATGTCGTACTTGGCCGGTCCGATGGCTCGCGGCCAAATCAGCGATTTGATGCAGGCAGAAAGGGATGCACGTGTCGCCGCGAAATCGGCACGGCGAGACAAGGATCGCCAGTCGATCGGTGAGACGGCACCGTCTCAGGAGCGTCCGATGGTGCCCGCCGGGATTCGCGAAGTGTTCTTGGGAGCCACCAAGCGTCCCGCTCGAAACACTCGGCTCGTCTATCGGCCCGGGCTATTGGGCCGCGCCTCGATGCACTTCATTCGTTCCTCGGCCGACTTGGACCTTTGGAAAGATTCTGTTCGTCTTGTCAGTGGCGATAACCAACTGCCAAAGGATCTTTGGGAATCAAGCTGGATCTTGCCGAACGATGCCGAGACATCGCAGGATCCCGATGCCGGCTTTGGTTTCACCACATTGCCTGACGCGATGGTAGGGAAGGGCGGCTATCGATCGTTCAAGTCAAAATTGAAGGACTACCTGTATCGGCATTGTTTCATCACGCTCTATAAGTGCCCGCCGCTGAAGGGGTATGCCCCGGGCGGTTGCGGTGAACGTGACGCTCGATTGCATTTCAAGCAACTGATGCGCGAGCACCGTGATTTGGAGACGGAGCGGCTGCGTGAAAAATTTGACCGCAAGATCCAGTCGCTCGAAAAGAAGATTCGCACGGCCGAAGACCGTGTCGATCGTGAGGCATCGCAGTACGAAACGGCAGCGCGGTCGACTTGGTTGTCGGCCGCTTCGTCGGTGATCGGGGCCTTCATGGGTGGGCGACGAGGCGGGGTGACCACCGTTGCCAGAGGCTTCAATCGAGCCAGTCAACAAAAGGATGATGTCCGACGCGCCGATGACGCCCTGCGTTTGCTCAAGGATGACATGCGCGAATTGGAAACCGAATTTCGCGATGCCAGAGACGAATTGATTGACGCGTTGGACTTCGACCAAATGGAACTTGAAACCGTCGACATTCCCCCGCGAAAGAGCGACCTCAAGACTGACGAGATCGTCATCGCCTGGTGCCCTTGGGAAGTCGATGAAGGTGGAGACGCAACGCCGCTATTCGACTTCGAACATGCCTCGTAG
- a CDS encoding Fe-S oxidoreductase — translation MTEFDYHRPIDFLAEREPFRDRTGNSIVDVNTLFLTGRRCPIGCNMCDLHAFTREDSPPVGATVDQIDHALRRLPPASWIKLYNSGNFFDAASLPPADYDAIARRCEPFDRVIVENHPKIGRHRHLDFARRLRGKLEVAVGLESVQPRVLSRIGKRMTRDEFDRYAGWLTANDIDLRVFLIIGSPGIKTPEAVRWAKLSLRHAIAVGARHISLLPVRNGAGWGEDRRPLPTLTLQTLCEVFDDAIASTQHCCISIDLWEFKHQTLQPSDQNRLRCLSGAILEQRAVMHEAV, via the coding sequence GTGACCGAATTCGACTATCATCGCCCGATCGATTTCCTGGCCGAACGCGAACCGTTTCGCGATCGCACGGGCAACTCGATTGTCGACGTCAACACCCTGTTCTTGACCGGCCGGCGATGTCCGATCGGCTGCAACATGTGTGACCTGCACGCATTCACTCGTGAAGATTCTCCGCCGGTCGGTGCGACGGTTGATCAGATCGACCACGCACTTCGGCGACTGCCGCCTGCGTCGTGGATCAAGCTCTACAACAGCGGCAACTTTTTTGATGCGGCCAGTCTTCCGCCGGCGGACTACGATGCGATCGCAAGACGGTGCGAACCATTCGATCGCGTGATCGTTGAAAACCATCCCAAGATCGGGCGCCATCGGCACCTCGATTTTGCGCGGCGACTGCGAGGTAAACTCGAAGTCGCCGTGGGACTCGAATCAGTTCAACCTCGTGTGCTATCACGAATCGGCAAACGAATGACGCGGGATGAATTTGACCGCTACGCCGGCTGGCTGACAGCGAATGACATCGACTTGCGCGTCTTTTTGATCATCGGCTCGCCGGGCATTAAGACACCTGAAGCGGTTCGTTGGGCGAAGCTATCGCTGCGTCATGCGATTGCCGTCGGTGCGCGTCACATTAGCCTGCTGCCTGTGCGGAATGGCGCAGGATGGGGCGAAGATCGACGCCCTTTGCCAACATTGACACTGCAGACTTTATGCGAGGTCTTTGATGACGCGATCGCGTCGACTCAGCATTGCTGTATTTCGATTGATTTGTGGGAGTTTAAACATCAGACACTTCAACCTTCGGACCAAAATCGGTTACGTTGTTTGTCAGGGGCTATCCTAGAACAAAGAGCAGTCATGCATGAAGCAGTATGA